Proteins encoded in a region of the Vicia villosa cultivar HV-30 ecotype Madison, WI linkage group LG5, Vvil1.0, whole genome shotgun sequence genome:
- the LOC131607823 gene encoding protein-tyrosine-phosphatase MKP1-like, producing MSESNDLAAATAAGGGFRSPTFSRPVSWTDRSPTTRKPVPTANNRHRSLLPPLRPLSINKRSIGEWPSAGSDDLGVWPLAETPRGRGSVTGSVAGSEFQFKRDKLAFYDKECSRIAEHVYLGSDTVAKNHELLRKNGITHVLNCVGFVCPEYFRSDFVYKTLWLRDSPTEDIMSILYDVFDYFEDVRVQGGRVLVHCCQGVSRSTSLVIAYVMWREGQSFEDAFHYVKNARGVTNPNMGFASQLLQCQKRVVNVNANANASAMPSSPSSVLRMYRMAPHSPYDPLHLVPKMVDKPCAKSLDSRGAFIVQVPSAIYIWIGKNCSSYMACNARMAALQVVRYEKANAPIRGICEDEEPMEFWAAFSKYQLLLVSSGNNRDMVMKDSDERMEIDDDVDMGVHPRKVDEYDLDFGIFNEALAGGVVPPFSVSNTGSETLLPARENSWGRLRRKLANGIMKGLFTSSKCCDISSPKDEVKVNGGSSLPLTPTRKPDSFPCYLSNSPMFSSKSPTLSPSNSDYASSFTLSPASTHWSDLSFMSSRQPSPSSGLESTEQPFYVNKDATFLERSSSLRKDATVSPSSETLLANHTMLRSKSYKGSNSNRSIAERRGSKPPPQMLVPSFRESSRAV from the coding sequence ATGTCAGAAAGTAACGACCTCGCCGCCGCAACCGCCGCCGGAGGTGGTTTCCGGAGTCCAACATTCTCACGGCCGGTTTCATGGACTGACCGCTCACCGACAACCAGAAAACCGGTTCCTACGGCGAATAACAGACATCGATCGTTGCTTCCGCCGCTTCGTCCTCTTTCAATCAACAAACGCAGCATTGGGGAATGGCCGAGCGCTGGATCTGACGATCTCGGAGTTTGGCCGCTAGCTGAAACTCCGAGAGGGAGAGGTTCAGTCACCGGTTCAGTCGCTGGTTCAGAGTTTCAGTTCAAGAGAGACAAGTTAGCTTTCTATGACAAAGAATGTTCTAGAATCGCTGAACATGTTTATCTCGGAAGCGACACTGTTGCGAAGAACCATGAGCTTTTAAGGAAGAATGGGATTACGCACGTGCTtaattgtgttgggtttgtttgtccTGAGTATTTCAGAAGTGATTTTGTTTACAAAACTCTTTGGTTGCGGGATAGTCCGACGGAAGACATCATGAGTATTCTGTACGATGTCTTTGATTACTTTGAGGATGTTAGAGTACAAGGTGGTCGTGTTCTTGTTCATTGTTGTCAAGGTGTTTCTAGATCAACCTCTTTGGTCATTGCTTATGTTATGTGGAGAGAAGGACAAAGCTTTGAGGATGCTTTTCATTATGTTAAGAATGCTCGTGGTGTTACAAATCCTAACATGGGTTTTGCTTCTCAGCTTCTGCAGTGTCAAAAAAGAGTGGTGAATGTGAATGCGAATGCTAATGCGAGTGCTATGCCTTCTAGTCCTAGTTCTGTCCTTAGGATGTATAGAATGGCGCCTCATTCGCCTTATGATCCTCTTCATTTGGTACCGAAAATGGTTGACAAGCCTTGTGCGAAATCTCTTGATTCTCGGGGTGCTTTTATTGTTCAAGTTCCTTCTGCTATATATATTTGGATTGGTAAGAATTGCAGTTCTTATATGGCTTGTAATGCACGAATGGCAGCTTTGCAGGTTGTTCGTTACGAGAAAGCAAATGCTCCGATTCGTGGCATTTGCGAAGATGAAGAGCCGATGGAGTTTTGGGCTGCTTTTTCTAAATACCAACTATTGTTGGTGAGTTCTGGTAATAACAGAGATATGGTGATGAAGGATTCTGATGAAAGAATGGagattgatgatgatgttgatatgGGGGTTCATCCTAGGAAAGTTGATGAGTATGATTTGGATTTCGGGATTTTTAACGAAGCACTTGCTGGTGGAGTTGTTCCGCCTTTTTCTGTGTCTAATACCGGATCAGAAACATTGCTACCTGCTAGAGAAAATAGCTGGGGAAGACTAAGGAGGAAGCTTGCTAATGGTATCATGAAAGGGTTGTTTACATCCTCCAAATGCTGTGATATATCCTCGCCGAAAGACGAAGTAAAGGTGAACGGTGGTTCATCCTTGCCACTAACTCCTACTCGAAAACCAGATTCTTTTCCTTGTTATTTAAGTAACAGCCCGATGTTCAGTTCCAAGTCGCCCACACTTTCGCCTTCCAACTCTGATTATGCTAGCTCCTTCACACTTTCACCCGCGTCTACACATTGGTCTGATTTGTCATTCATGTCCTCTCGGCAGCCATCGCCTTCTTCTGGACTTGAATCAACCGAACAACCCTTTTATGTCAATAAAGACGCCACTTTCTTAGAAAGATCCTCTTCGCTTCGCAAAGATGCCACTGTCTCTCCATCTTCAGAGACACTTTTGGCTAACCACACCATGCTAAGGTCAAAGTCCTACAAAGGGTCTAACTCTAACCGCTCCATTGCAGAGCGCAGAGGGAGTAAACCGCCACCTCAAATGTTGGTACCTTCTTTCCGGGAATCATCGCGTGCAGTCTGA